TATTTCTTTAAGATTCTGCTGAGTTTGATGAAAAGTCATGttctaaattttaatttcagggTCTTAATCGCTTCACTCAATTTTGTATGGTACTTGCATGCTATTTGCTGGAGTTCTGAGTTGTAGGTTCAAAGTATTAAAACATCAGAAACTGAAGTAAAAGTACTTCCAAATTTAGAGTAGAACAAAGTACAGACAACTCACAGTGTAGTAATTTTACAGAATTTGATTCAAAAAGACTAACATGACTTTATTTCTTGTTGAGTATTCGGGTAAGTTTGCATGTAACAAGTCACAGGCAAGTCTGTGTCTAAGTTTCTGAACTTTTGTTTGGCACCGTTTCAGAGGACCTGaactttctttcaaattttcaaaCTAGAAGGTAAATTTGAATGTTTactattttgaatttaattgaaaatatttgatgtCTTGTATCTCATTCCCACCATGCCCAAAATAATACAGGAAGTGATGTGTTAGTTTTGGAAGTTGATAAAAACAGTAGgatttttattactttgatTTTCCATCCTGGATGCACTGATGTTTCAGCAAAAGGTTTAAACTAATAGTCTTTTAATTAGCTCTTAGGTTATATGGTTACATGTAATGTTCCAATAATTGTATGTCATCATGAGCAGTTTTTGTGGGAGAAATCTTGTATAGTGTTCTGGTATCCAAACGTTAACAGCAAGGTTTCCAAAGTACTGCTTAGTAGTTCTGCTGTTTAGTAGAATACATCCTGCCTTGTCATGAGGCAGGTTAAATTGGTGACGGGAAAAAACGAGAGTTTAGCAAGTGTCTCCTGTTTATGCTTTGGATATTCGTGGTGGCCTGAATTTCAGACTGTGTATATACCCCATTGCAGTCATGGGAGCTGATATAGTGTACTCCCAAAAATAAGACTGCTTCTGAATTTTACAGTATACTGCCTTAAATTACTTACAACTAAAAATGTGTACTATAATGTGATTGCTCTTCTCGGGGATCCAGAAGAGTAGCAGAAAGTGTGTTAACTTCTCAGTAGCTTCcctgtttccctttttcttcccagtttctCATGTTCTTTCTTCATCTGTTGAATGCCTTTCCCCATATGAACTTCTCCCTCATAACTTGCCTTTTTACTCaaatgatgcatttttctttagctgctgcttttctacTTCTTGGTTAATTAAGTTCTACTTTACTGTGCtatgatttcaaaatatttcttaatttgCTCTTCTGGGTTAGGGTATAAGGGATGTGGTAGGATCTAagttaaaattcttttattcctctattttaaaagttatgtTGAAATTTCTAAGACTTGTGCTTTTTCTTACAAAAGAGAAGAGTAAACAaactttctttgtgttttgttttttctatcAAGTGTCAGAGCAAGCTAGTGCTTCTAGGAACAGACACACTGCTACAATCAGATGCCAAGGTAAGACAgtggtttttaaaaagtacttaattttctgttaagaccatagaatcacagaatggcttgagTTAGAAAGGACCTTAAACATCTCCTAGTTCTAACCCCTCTGGCATATGcaggacaccttcctctagatcaggttgctcaaagccccatccaacctggctttgaacccttctagggatggggcatctgcagcttctctgggcaatctgttccagtgtctctGTGCTTATACAAtaaagagtttcttcctaatagctaatctaaacctgccctctgtcagtttaaggccattttcccttgtcctatcactacatgtgCTTGTAAACAgtccctctcctttcttttaggCCCcattcaggtactggaaggttctataaggtctccctggagccttctccaagctgaacaaccTCAATTTTCCTCACCTGTCTTaataggagaggtgttccagccctgcAGTCATGTTTGTGGTTCTCTTTCAGACTTACTTGAGGAAGTTCACATCCTTTTTATGTTGGGGaccccagaactggatgcagcactccaggtggggtcttactagagtagaggggcagaatcccctcccttgacctgctggccacgctgcttttgatgcagaGATTAtgattggctttctgggctgcaagtgcacgtgtccagcttctcatccaccagGATCCTGAAGTCTTTCttgtcagggctgctctcagcctgTAATGATGCtggggattgccctgacccaggtaCAGAACCTTGTGCTTGgtcttgttgaacttcatgagttTCATACTAGCCCAGCTctcaagcctgtccaggtccctctggatgccatcccttccctgcagcgTGTCACTGCCCCACACAGCCTGGTGCtgtcagtgaacttgctgagggtgcccttGATCCCTCTGTCCATGTCCCTGACAAAGATGTTACACAGTGCCTGTCTCAGAAACAAGGCCTAAGGAATGGCAACTCATCAGTGATCTCCACCTGGATGCTGAACTGTTGACTGCACCTCTGAGTGtgaccatccagccaattccttacCCACTGAGTGGTCTGTCCATGAAATTTGTGTCTCTCCAGTTTAGTGACAAGGATGTTGTTCCAgacagtgtcaaatgctttgcacaacTCCCAAATAGATGACATCAGTAGCTCTTCCCTTATCCACCAATGCTGTAATCCTGTTATAGGAGGCCACCAAATTTGTCAGGCATGGTTTGCCCTTCAAGTCCTGTTGCTTAACACCAATTGCCTCTTAATTTTCCACTTGCCTTAATATAATTTGaggaggatctgctccatgatcttgcTGGGCACAGATGTGAGAATGACCACTCTGTAGTTCCTGGATCtttctttatctctttttaATAATACAGTTGTATGtctccttttccagtcagtgggATCTTCACCagactgccatgacttttcaaatatgatgGATAGTGGCTTTGCCACTTCACCTACCAGTTCCCGCAGGTGTATCTGTGGTGGGTTTGATCTTATCTGCCCACCAGGTGCCCACCTTAGCTGTTCAACACTCCCCTCCTCAtctggacaggggagaggaaataaaactgaagcCACATGGATCGAGATAAGGACAGATTTTCTCTTAGTAACTTTGAAAAATGCAACTAATAAATGACTAACATAGGCAGCAAaatgggaggggagggggtgtAACTTCAATACTTATTTGGACTATTTCCTAAACAGTACATATATAATTTCTTCTTGTTAAATGTCATTGTTACGCTGCCTCTCACAGCATCCTTCTGGAcatctgcccagctgtgggatGAGCAGGTTCACGGTGTGCTGGGTGAAGACCTGGCTGaagggcagagctcagaggggtGCAGTGACTGGGGCTGCATCTGGCTGGTGACCAGCCACCAGCGGTGTTCCTCAGGGTGCAGTTCTAGGGCCAGTTCTGTTCCATGGGTTTATCAGTGATCTGGATGAAGGACTGGAATCCACCATGGGCAAGCTGGCTGATGACTCCAAACTGGACAGTGCTGGTGACGCTCTTGAGGGACAAGAAGCCTTGCAGAGGGATCCAGCTGGCTTAGAACATTGGGCAGTCATCATTGGCATGACATTTAATAACAATGAATGATGGATTCTGCATCTAGGACTTGAGAGCGATGCTGGGCACAAGGATAAAGCAGGAAAGGAGTGGCTGTtgggcagccctgcaggaagGGATCTGagggtgctggttgacagcagctcGGTGGGAGCCCTcagtgtgccctggcagctccGAGGGCAAACAGCATCCCGGGAGCTTGAGCACGGCACTGCCAGCGACAAGAGAGGGATTATCCCACTGTATTCAGTGCTGTGCAGCCTCACCTGGAGTGCTCAGGGCAGTTCTGCACCCCACAATTTTAGAAGGTTGTGAAGGTCCTTGAgtgcatccagaggagggcaacaaagctgtTGAGAGGGCTGGAAGGCCATGTCCTATGAGGAACTGCTGAGGACTTTGGGTGTCTCTATTTTGtagggaaggagctgaggggTGACCTGCTTCCTCAGAGGTAATCTTATCTCTGATACCCAGTGATATTATGTGTGGGAATGGTTCAAAAATACACGAGGGGAGGTTCAGAGATGACGttagaaagcatttctttacttATATGAACCTTCCTCTGAAGGACCTTCACAACTCTGActctttctcattttcccctttgaaaAAGTAATAGAAACATTTCTTGATCCTGCGAAtgactgtaaaatattttaaggaattaGTGTTCTGTTGTAATAGATGCTCTTTTGCTTTCTACTATATCAACTTAATAACTCAATTTCTGTCCCGTCCTACCTCAGTTTATGCCAATGCAACTCAACACACTTCAagagatgtttcttttcttgttacACAGCTTTCCTTGTTAATGCTGCGATGGAAGACTTTAACAGTAGATTATCTTTGGTGGCAATCGAGAAATCCTGAAGGTAAGTAACTGTTTCCCTGTAAAGAGTGCTTATATAAACTTCTGCAGAGTTTCTTTCATCTAGGCCATGGGTATACTGAATGTCTGCTGATTGTACGTTCATTTTATAACTacttaaaaattgaaataaatttaatgctactaaaaaaagcagcatgtaTGGttcatttcttcattatttttgtaCTTCAGTTCTAAGTCGACTTGAAATTAAAAGTGAATTCCACTGTAACTTAATTGTATGATTCTGCACAAAGAAATGCATGATTAATACCACCATTCATCAGTCAGCTGAATGGAAAAGCAACTATTAGCAGATCTCCTAACCAAATAAGAAAAGTTCATTGTATTGTTACCCACCTTCATATTCTTTTCTGTGtaattgttttttctccatctttcatttgtatttcctttttagAACAGAGCTACTTTGGCAAATAATGTTGtcttcattttatcttttaagaAACTGatacatttttcatctttgcaaGTATTGCTAATAAGCTAACAGTAATTGGCCTAGATGTATTTTTAACCATACatcctctgatttttttaaattaatattctaCAAAGGTATGTTGTTTTATGATGTGCTAGTTGAAACTTAGACTTTTAGTGCTAAGCCCATTATACTGTAGAAAAATACGTATTTTGAATTAACAGGGATTGGAGATTTCAGGTCAAGATAAAGTGGTAAGAGACACTAGAATTTTTGAACAACAGGAGTCCAGAATGCTTACTGATCCTGAGAAGCACAAACCACTGAGACTAGTGGTAGTTCTTACATTTATTAGGCATTATCAGTCAAAAGGTATGAATTCCTCAGTTCTTCAAAATTCTCTTTGTACATAAGCATCAGTGCTGACTGATTTCACTCTCTTGCAAGGCTGATGTGGCCAGACACTGGAAATAAAAGTATTCAGGATCTAAGTGTGAGTAAAGTaatctttgttttcagatgTCCCATATGGTGATTCCTAAAATGGTTCACACTACACTATCATTAATATTCTGGTAGTGCTCCTGGTTATGTCTCCTGTCAAGGACCTGTTAGCACCTGTCAGTCCAGTACAACTTCTAGTTAATCTTTAAATTAATATATCGACTCATTTGAGTATTTTTATGCCAGTAGAGGCTTGGTTTTATAGTATTTGCAAAATTAGAGGAATGTGTTTTAGACAGCACATGATAATTTCCAATGTTTTGTCATTTAGCCAAATGGAAGTACCTTTTCAGATCAACATTAGAGGCAGTTCTCCAAATTCTTTCAAAGTCTGTATACTTGCTGCATATCACCATCGAATAAGAGAcgctgggaaaaaatatttttctttcttataaatAGATATTTTTGCTCTATTAGAATAAATTCATAGTTCAGTGTTGTAAGCCTCACTCCAAGAACTGTCAACCTCCAATGCTGCTGAGGTATGTAGACCAAAGGCATGTCATTGAATGAATTTGGGACATACTGGTTCCTGGCTGCTGTTCATGAATAAGCTGCTGgtttaaagcaaattaattgAAAGCACCTAGTTTTTATCTGGGTAAAATACCTGGCTATTAGATTTCCTTagtaaaatatgtatatttaacTTCAAGCTATTGGCTTAAAAATATCCTTGGCCTATTTTTTTGGCTTGATGACTTGCTTTGTTCAACCATTTTTACTTATTCCCAGATGATAATATTTCTTATTAGAATCTTAATTTTGTAATAGAGAAATTATCTATTTATAATTAATACGTTGCAGccaaatttttgccttttttggcTCCCTTtccagtggaagaaaaaaatgttgctgcTAAGAATTAGAATATAGTTATGGTGCTTGTATGAAAAGAAGGAGTCCACTTTGCTTATTTCTCTGTCTTGGCTTCTTTCTACCTACTATTTGTTTTGAAGGAGGAATTACTTAATTGAAAACATTGTCTGATTTTATCTAACTAGAAATAGCAGAAATACTGATTTAATACAATTTACTAATGGAGCATGAATGTCAGGCTGTCTTGTTACTTTGGTTTCTGCTTTTAGTAGTGGCCAGTTCATTTCCTGTAAATGGGGGCCTGTCAGCATTTCAATCTTAAACCTTATTTTCGGAGGTTATAACTTGGTAGTTCTACATTTTTTTGAGCACAATATTGGCAAACAGACTTGAATTCACgatgcaaattttatttttgtgaagcTTTTACTTTAGTCTCTTTTTCACTCCCACTTTCTGGTATTATTTAAGTAGCTCTAGGTCTGCTAAATCAGCtgaattaaaactttttaaaaggcatttggcttataaaaatagaatttaactTTTACCTTTGCAAAATAAGGAAGTGAAAGCAACCATATTTTAAACCATTTAAAGCAGTTGTGGTCTCTGcacaatttctgtttttctttgcaaaatagCAGTATTCTGCCAAAtaccttgttttattttagtatgAGTTTCTGTATAAACATGTGCATAGTGTTGCTTTTACATTCCTCGCATCTGGTAGTATTTTGCTTAGTAATTGTACTGTGTATCGCTAGGCAATTCTGTCTGATGTTTGACTTTTGAGAGTGTAGTGATTgtgaaaacaactgaaaaagaTTTAACTGATAGTGGATTGAGCAACCCATGAGCAACCCATGAAtttacagcagcagctggcataAGTGTGTTGTCCCAAGGTTTTAGATCTGCATTGTTCCTTCACTAAATTATGGTGAATGATTCCTTTTCCAGGAAGACAGGGCCTTCTATTCTGATACTCACGCAATGTGAACATTGAATGGGAAGTATGAGCTCAGGATTAGGTATCTAGAAATAAAGAAGTATTATAAGGCAATTGTAGAAATTGATAATAATTGGTAAGGGAGGGCTTATAAAGATCATGTCAGGAGGAAGGGGCGGGGGGAAGAATTGTATGGGTTTTTTCAAATATGCCAATGAATGTGAATAAAAGTGCACCAATGAATTTTATCACATGTAGATAGGATATTCATGTAAATAAACAAAGCTTACTCTAATAAAGCACAGACCACTATCTCCCACAGCTCTTGAGCTTAATTTGGGAGCTCAAGTTTTGTGTCAAGATGGAGAAACGGTAATTCTCTAAGTAAAAGGAATTTTATTGAAGCATTTAATATAGTGCATTTTTAAGTCAGtagtttttctgattttcatctgaaaacaaacagtGCTTTTAAAACTACTAATCTAAAGCTTCTTAAAATTTGTTGAGGTTAAGTAATATAACATTACCAAAGAAAGTACTTTTCTGAATTTATTAAATCAACTGTATGTATTTAGGAGATGTTTAATGCTGTCATGAGAGGGTtaagggttttctttttgttaaaggcattcttttatttaaataattacttGTAAGATTAGCGATTTCAAGCCCAAACTTgcacaaaaaaatctgtcttaaaAAGATTTAAATCTGTTAGAATAGCTTTCATATATCTCCTGTTAGTGTATTGAAATAGTTTAAAGAAGTCATGTTTATGCAGAAGCTGCAAGTTGACATGGATCCGAGAATTGACTGGAGTCTGTTGAATGCTGTAAAATACAATAATgcaatttttattctgaaaatgcaTGAGTCATAAATCACTGCATTTTGTAGAAGCATTCTGGGGAAACATTTCTATGTTCTTGAattgtgctttgctttcccttaGATATTGCTGTTGCTCAGGGTTGGAGTTAGGGTATTGGCCTTGCCGGACCTTTCATCTCCCTGTATATAGCTGTTCTTGTGAACAATAAGAATGGTGACATGCTTCTGAAGTTATTAAAACTAGGTTCTGTAGTCCTGATCAAGCATTTGGGAGGCTGTTTAACAAGGAATTGGAAGACTGGAATAATTTGATTGCCCACATTGGTAATGTTGTTTGAATGCCTTCTGCTGAAAAAATCAGGCGCAGTTGTCTTGAAGTATATGGAAATGTGGTGTTCATTCATTATGTACCTACACCAGTGTACTTGGAGGTAGTTCAGTATAAAAAATGACACACAAGCATTAACATTGCACTTTTTTCAGTCTAATTTAACTTGCTGAATAGCGTTAGTAGGTTAGCCCAGCAGGATACCACAGCATGTGGTTAAACTGCTGCTGACAGCCAAAATGTTTTTTAGAAGGTACACAGATTTCTCTCTAGCCAGGCTGCTTTTCAGTATCAATAAACCTTTATCATCCAGTGCAAAAAATAAcctattcattttatttttcagtaatttctaCAAATCCGGATGTACTGTTAGAATTAGGAAAAGAAGAGgtaagtatttttgtttgtaagagataataaaatttttttggggaaaaaagaaaatcagtataTACAATTACTGCATTTTCCTGTGACTGTTCCTAGGGTGGACTACTGCTAAAATACTGTGTATTTTCCTTCAGCCATTTTTGTTGttctaatgcttttttttccctgtagtaTAACTAGTAAAATTTCCTAGTTGTGATGAATGAGGTTTAAATTGACTTACTGCACAAGTCAGTGGGTAATGCAcaataaaacagtattttgccTCTGGATATGCCATCTAATCACAGTAGCTCCACAAACTCATCTGCACGCAACAAAAATGGTGTGATAATCAACATCCCTGCTACATTAATGCTCGAAGGCCTCACTCAGGATTGGAGTCCCATTGTTCTGGGTGCCACCAGGAGACAGAAGTCTCGTGCCAAGGAGAGTGATTACCATGCCTTGCAAAGATTTAGCCATCATCTTTAACATCATGCAACAGGGCCCATTTCCAGGGCTGAAGCCTACACACTGTACTTTTCAAGATTACCTTCATTTAACATTGCACAAGTGCTTGGGCAAGAAGATCCACTCAGAATTGTTTCAAGATGATCCATGGCTGAATTTTACTTGCTAAGTGGACTCTGTCACAGAATGTCTGGAGTTGGAATGGACCTCTGGAgacaaaatcatagaatagtttaggttgggaaagacctctaagatcctCAAGTTCAACCAtccaaatccaccactaaaccctgTCCCTGAGTGCCTCACAGGATTGTGTCGAggtggcttttgaatatcttctaagaaggagactccacagcctctctgggcagcttgttacagtgctcagtcaccctccagtaaaacagtttttcctaattttcagaTGGAACTTCCTGTATTTTAGTTTGTGCCTgttgccccttgtcctatcagttggcaccactgagaagagcctgacccTATCCTCTGACACCTGCCTTTAAGATACTcgtgtgtattttttttaacaagaagtTATAATATATTGcatttcataataaaaaattatgtaatatTATGTGCTACAGGGAAAAGTCAGTTATCTTAGACATTGAGTTCTGTGGCAATAACTTGCAAGTAGTTTGTTGAATTCCTCCATTGGAAGAAAGAGCAAATCAAGAATGTCTTGTAGGTAACATTACACTATATTGATGGGACACAGGAATGCTATGTGACTTGAGAATATTCCTATGTCTGATGCTTTCTAGTATCACTCACAACAGCAAACTCAACTGCTGTTAAGAGTCACTATCAAAAAGTTGTTAGATTACACACTTTGATTTGCCTGTATAGATATGGCATGTTGGTCTGATGTTTGAGGATTCCAGGTTTTTTCAGATGTTGTATATATGGAGCATATTTGCTTCTGTAgcatattttcagaatttttatttctttgagcTAAATTCTCAAGTGCTCCTATTTTGTATGGAAGCAGAAAACATACATCCAAGTCATAGGCTTATAATAGAAAAAGCGGAAACTGTTAGAAACTTTATTATGTAGAAGAACATAGTGCTCTAACAGGGGCCTCATCAACTGAAATGAGTATCTGAAGAGGATAGATCCAAGCTCTTCTTGGTgatgccaagcaataggacaagagtCAATGGGATGCACAAGAACATCAGGAAGAGCTTCTTCActgtgcactggaacaggttgcccagagaggttgtggagtctccctcagtGGAGTTTCTCAAGAACTGTCTGAATGCaacctgtgccctgtgctcttggatgaccctgcttgagtagggaggttggaccagatgacccgCTGTGGTCCCACACAATGGTTGAGGAAACTTCCCTGTCCAACAATCCAGGAGCCACTGTGTCAGGCACTAAGCCCATTTGCAGATACACACCCCACACTCACACAGTCGGATCAGGTTTCCTTACCAGCTCAACTCCAGGTCTCCTTCTTCCCTTAGGCTCACACATCctgatccttaaaataatttaattatggcataataacaaaataacagctTGAGCTGGATGCCTCTGAGGAGGGACCCAGAACAAAGGAATTTTATACCCTCAAACCCAAAAGGCTTTTATACCCTCACAGTGTAAACATGGAAAAGTCCAGGTGTCATCAACCATGTCTCAGTGTCCCCTCACCTGGCAGGGCCACAGGTCCCCGGGCCCCTTGTTCTGCAAAGAGTTGGCAGTTCATGGCCTCTTTCCAGGGGCTCTTGCCAGAGCTCAACgtgcagctcccactgcagctgcaccctgAGCTACCTGCTCAATGTGTTCCTCAACACagccttacccattctgtgattctgtaatgaAAGACCCAGCCCACTGAGAGTCCACTGTTCCCTAGATTCAGCAATGCCTATAGCTTATGACTACAGTAGTTTAATTTGTACGTATTTCCTGTCCCAGATATGTCCTTAGCACTGATGATCATGTAGTTCATGGATGCAGTTTGTCTTCCTTTGCAGCATCTTCATTTTCTACACATTTTATGTTGGTACAGTTAGTAAGGATTCCTTcttgccagcagctgcagtaaTTTAGAAAATAGAGCCCTGGTGCTGTAGACGTTTTCTCATCAGTTGTTCATCAGCTGAGCAGTTCATGTGTGTGCTCCACAATCTGCTTCAAGCTCTGTAAGCTTCAAGAAGACACTAATGAGCAACTGGTTACAGTGACATTTTGAATAGCTCCTGCATTTTAAACTGGATTTTAATGTTTATTAAGAAATTGCAGATGATTTTGTCCCTCTTTATCAGATTTACAGATGTAGCCTTACATAGAGCAAATACTGGGCTACCTGCAAAAAGtagtttaatttctctttttttatagttgcagaaaataaaaagtgatcTTGAAATGGTGCTGTTAACAGTTCagttaaagaataaaaagctgGAAGAAGATCTGGAAAGGTAATACAATAATTTGGATTTAGGAATGCTGTAAgctttttttcaattttttttgaCTGTCCAGGGAAACTATTTATCTTTTGTGCCATTTCCTACTTTTCATGTTTCAAAGAGAACAGCAGTGGTGTGAGGAACAGGAACAGGTGCTAGATACTCTTAATAAagctgaagaagagaaaaatacccAAGTTGAACAATCTTCCACAGAAAGGTATTTCTACATTTTTGAGTTATAAATTGAAGAATTTAAATACTGAGCAAATGAGCAACAAAACTCTTAATATgtattccttgttttgtttaataGATCAAATAATTGCTCAGTAGTCTATATTTGAAACATGGAAGTAATGCTGCTATATCGTGTGATTAAAAATGTTGAATTTATAATAAGAGAATaagtggggattttttgtaCTTGTAGAGGactttttaattacttcatttGATCCCATGTTCTATTGCTATGTTTTTACTATTAGTTTGAAAGTCAGAGGATTTgatgaactgaaaaataaaataatgacatTAAAGACCTATAAGAAAGAACTTTTGAGTGCTTTGGGTGAATTCCTGGATGAACATTTTCCCTGTCCAGAGACAGGTGAAAATACTAAGAACAAGGTAAGGCTTTTCTTTACTTATTAAATTTGAAATGTTCAATTTATGTTTAATTAGATGCAATATCTGTTTAAAGTCACTACCATTGAATCTGCAgttgtattttgaaataagcATAGTTCTTACAGTTGATCCTCTAGGTTTCACTTCTGGTTTTTAGGttgttttatattatttaaggctgtttccagctgggtattttctttccttaatgCATATATCCTTTACCCAATGAGATGCATAGCAATGTATTGTATTTCTTACTGAACTGCAAGCTATGCCAAATTTGGAAATGGTGTGGGGTTCAGTCCAAATtgactcattttcttttttacttgaCTGGGCAAGTAGATTCCTATTCTCCTTGGCAAGCAAATTTTAATtgtctaaaaatgtttttggaaCAATAAGGAAAAGTGTTTATAATTACAGCGTAGTTTGGAATGTTAACCATCAGATTTTGTTCAGGAAAACTGGGTCAAAAATTATCTTAAAACTTCAGGGAAAATAGGCAGCCAGGGAGCATTTTGCATAATAAATTCAAAGtgtgcagtaaaaataaaactattacCATTACTATTTGATAGATACAAAAAAGCTATGAAAAAAGGCAGAGCTTGATTTTGATTTCAGGCACACTTAACATTACAGAAGTAGAAACGATTTCTTTAATCCACTTCCCTGTTATTTCAGATAACTACATAATATAATTTCTTCAATATTATTGTTGAGCTCCATTTtagaacaaataattttttctacTACTGTTTCTACTGTGTCTTTTCTTCTAGTACGTCAGTACTCTGGTTAGAAACTGTCTCATAGCTTCCAGTCTAAATTTATCCATGTCTAACACAGATCCACTGGTATTCTTACACCAGAATTTTCCTTAGAATagctctgtttctttcttgtgtttATTGCCCTTGATATATTTATAGGCAGCAATCTCATACcctctttctttgttttgctaaTTGAACTAGCAATGCCTTTTTGTTCTCCTGTAAGATAGTATTTTTCAATTCCCTAGCGTATCGTAGTAATACCCATTTTCtatgtttgttttcacttgGATTCATCTTTTTTGCAAAGTGCTGAGAAACAATATTATAAACAAAACTACTAGCTCATACCCATCACCAAAGAGATGTCAAGATCAAATGGAGATGTCAAGACATGATGTccattttcaaagtatttaaacATCTTATTTTGTTGAATCTTAGTTTTTTCTGCA
This sequence is a window from Corvus moneduloides isolate bCorMon1 chromosome Z, bCorMon1.pri, whole genome shotgun sequence. Protein-coding genes within it:
- the CENPK gene encoding centromere protein K, whose protein sequence is MAVCLPEIANAGGPVNYKEELVEECESIWKQMEECQSKLVLLGTDTLLQSDAKLSLLMLRWKTLTVDYLWWQSRNPEVISTNPDVLLELGKEELQKIKSDLEMVLLTVQLKNKKLEEDLEREQQWCEEQEQVLDTLNKAEEEKNTQVEQSSTESLKVRGFDELKNKIMTLKTYKKELLSALGEFLDEHFPCPETGENTKNKNSSAEPAVKLITMQEILEILINKLMTTPHEPYVTINESFWPPYIELLLRYGIVLRHPEDPKRLRLEAFHK